A window of Halovivax gelatinilyticus genomic DNA:
ACCGGCGGAAACACGTCGACGAACTCCTGATAGGCCCGGAGCGTCTCCGTGTCGAACTCGTCGTACAACTCGTAGAGGAGTTCGTGGTCCACCATGGTCGGACGCCACCGACTGGCGGGATAACGGTTTCTGTTACCGGGGCTACGAGTTACCGGATCGATGCGGGCCGTCAGGCCGATTCAGCTGGCGACGGGTGCAATTCGCCGGCCCGGGTCCGCGCTTTCTGTACGATCGCCGGTCTGGCTTCGAACGAGATATGAACGTCCTCGTCTCCGTAGGTCACGTCCTCGACGTGCGCGTTGTCGTGAATCCAGGAAACGACGCTCATCGTCTCCTCACCCATCGGCAGAACGAGCCGTTCGTACTCCCAATCGGGAAGCTCCTCGTCGATCCGATCGAGCAGCGCGTCGATGTGTTGTCCGTCGCGAGCGCTCACGGCCACCGGATCGGGAGCGAGCGCCGACAGCGTCGCCCGTTTTTCCTCGAGTTCTCGCTCGCTCACACGGTCGATCTTGTTGAACACCGTCACGATCGGCGCCTCGTTGCGTTCGTAGAGGGTATCGTGGCTCGTGACGAGTTTTTCGTGAATCTCGTCGATCGGTTCGCTGACGTCGACGACGAGCAAGACCAGGTCGGCCCGATAGACCGAATCCAGCGTCGACTTGAACGACTCGACGAGCCAGTGTGGCAGGTTGGAGATAAAGCCGACGGTATCGGTGAGGAGGACATCCCTGGGCTGGATGTCCGCCCGCCTCGTCGTCGTACCGAGCGTCGTAAACAACTGATCTTCGGATTCGGCCGTCGGGTCCAGGTCGGGATGCAATCCGACGTTCTCGGAGACGTCGAGGTCGGCGGCCAGCCGTCGCAACAGCGTCGACTTACCGGCGTTCGTGTAGCCGGCCAGCGCGACCAGATCGAACCCCGAGTCGCGTCTGCGGGCCCGGCGCTGGGCTTCGGTCTCTTCGATCTGCGCGAGCTGATCGCGGATTCGACTAATCTGGGCTTTGATGTCCTGTTCGCGGCTCTCGTCGTACTCGCCCAGCCCCATGAACCCCGGGTGCTCGTCGCGTTTGGCGAGGCTCGCTTTGGCCTCGGCCCGGGGAAGTTCGTAGCGAAGTTCTGCGAGTTCGACCTGGAGCTGGGCCTTTTTCGTCTGGGCTCGCTGGCCGAAGATTTCCAGGATGAGCGTAAAACGATCGATTACCTCGGTCCCCTCGGGTAGTCGCTGACCGAGGTTGTACGTCTGGTACGGCCCGAGGCGGTTGTCGAAGACGACGGTGGTCGCCCCGGTTCGAGCGACGAGTCGGACGAGGTCGTCGACTTTCCCCTCGCCGAGCTGGAGCGCCGCGTCGGCTCGGCGGGTCTGCGTGATCTCGCCGACGACGGTGTAACCGGCGGCTTCGCTCAATTCGCGGATCTCCTCTGTGTCCCCTACGCCCGAGTCAACGCGCTTTGCGACGACCGCCTTCATCGTCGAATCACCGCCAGTAGCGCCACAACTCCGGCCACCGGGATCACGCTCGGTCGGTCAGGGATGGGAGCCGTTCACCCCGATTCGGATCGATTTCACCATAACCGTCGGTACGGGCTGGATCGCCTTGAATCCCGTGGCGAGCGATGACATCGAGCCCACGTCCGCAGACCGGATCGCATCGAACGAGCGGCGACGACACCGTCGTTACCGGGTTTTCAGGTCGTCTTTGTCCTTTACTATCTGCGTTT
This region includes:
- the hflX gene encoding GTPase HflX, whose protein sequence is MKAVVAKRVDSGVGDTEEIRELSEAAGYTVVGEITQTRRADAALQLGEGKVDDLVRLVARTGATTVVFDNRLGPYQTYNLGQRLPEGTEVIDRFTLILEIFGQRAQTKKAQLQVELAELRYELPRAEAKASLAKRDEHPGFMGLGEYDESREQDIKAQISRIRDQLAQIEETEAQRRARRRDSGFDLVALAGYTNAGKSTLLRRLAADLDVSENVGLHPDLDPTAESEDQLFTTLGTTTRRADIQPRDVLLTDTVGFISNLPHWLVESFKSTLDSVYRADLVLLVVDVSEPIDEIHEKLVTSHDTLYERNEAPIVTVFNKIDRVSERELEEKRATLSALAPDPVAVSARDGQHIDALLDRIDEELPDWEYERLVLPMGEETMSVVSWIHDNAHVEDVTYGDEDVHISFEARPAIVQKARTRAGELHPSPAESA